A single window of Psychrobacter raelei DNA harbors:
- the moaB gene encoding molybdenum cofactor biosynthesis protein B, whose product MSKEKVFTPLNVAVLTVSDSRTLEQDTSGQYLVDSLQEAGHNLADRQLITDDIYKIRAVISGWIADPEVHAVMTTGGTGFYIRDSMPEAVSVLFDKKIDGFGEMFRLISKDEIGMSTVQSRAIAGMANNTVIFCLPGSSGACRTGWTKIIKDQLDSRTGPCNFVPHLMRVNPGHD is encoded by the coding sequence ATGTCAAAAGAAAAAGTATTTACTCCGTTAAATGTGGCGGTATTGACCGTCTCTGATAGCCGTACGTTAGAGCAAGATACGTCAGGTCAGTATCTGGTGGACTCGCTGCAAGAAGCGGGGCACAACCTGGCTGATCGTCAGTTAATTACCGATGATATTTACAAAATCCGAGCCGTGATTAGTGGCTGGATTGCTGATCCTGAGGTGCATGCGGTGATGACCACGGGCGGTACGGGGTTTTATATCCGTGACAGCATGCCTGAAGCGGTCAGCGTGTTATTTGACAAAAAAATCGACGGCTTTGGTGAGATGTTCCGTTTGATCTCCAAGGATGAGATTGGCATGTCAACGGTGCAATCGCGCGCCATTGCTGGTATGGCCAATAACACAGTGATTTTTTGTCTGCCAGGCTCATCAGGCGCTTGCCGTACCGGTTGGACCAAGATTATCAAAGATCAGTTAGACAGCCGCACTGGCCCTTGTAACTTTGTGCCGCATTTAATGCGCGTTAACCCAGGCCACGATTAG
- the mobA gene encoding molybdenum cofactor guanylyltransferase → MTDALLRRLDAKPLAGVVILAGGLSTRMGAPKALLKLPCGDTLLQYHVRRASQLGVPILIADNGQGFATHIQAEHSVANNEGGNKEGGNTAGGIRHIADYQPCSRSLQAKANANANEKHSAGPLGAILAGMQQLLQDNQTDSRFTDIGSHSDAGSQWMLVVSCDSLVNGVDIWQYLTEKKAQSVSSSVDAVNEDNAPPQMYCLADNERDYPLLGLYQLSLFSSLKSYLDSGERRVMRFIDPISQSLPMPQAWYTRSNLNTPQQFQLACEEL, encoded by the coding sequence ATGACAGACGCCTTGCTGCGCAGACTGGACGCAAAGCCTTTAGCGGGGGTGGTTATCCTCGCCGGCGGCTTATCGACGCGTATGGGCGCACCTAAGGCGCTATTAAAGCTGCCTTGTGGTGACACCTTGCTACAGTATCATGTGCGCAGGGCGTCGCAGCTTGGGGTGCCAATTTTAATTGCTGATAACGGGCAGGGGTTTGCTACGCACATACAGGCTGAGCACAGTGTTGCTAATAACGAGGGCGGTAATAAAGAGGGCGGTAATACAGCGGGCGGTATTCGTCATATTGCCGATTATCAGCCGTGCAGCCGCTCGTTACAGGCTAAAGCCAATGCCAATGCCAATGAGAAGCATTCAGCAGGGCCACTGGGCGCTATCTTGGCCGGCATGCAGCAGCTGTTGCAAGATAACCAGACGGATAGTCGCTTTACTGATATAGGTAGCCACTCTGATGCTGGCTCACAATGGATGCTGGTGGTCAGCTGCGATAGCTTAGTAAATGGCGTTGATATTTGGCAGTATTTGACTGAAAAAAAGGCTCAAAGCGTATCAAGCAGTGTTGATGCCGTTAATGAGGATAATGCACCGCCGCAAATGTATTGTCTGGCCGATAACGAGCGAGACTATCCGTTATTGGGCTTGTATCAGTTAAGTCTGTTTTCATCACTAAAGTCTTATTTAGACAGCGGCGAGCGCCGAGTGATGCGCTTTATTGACCCCATCAGCCAGTCGCTGCCCATGCCGCAAGCTTGGTACACGCGCTCTAATTTAAATACCCCGCAGCAGTTTCAATTGGCTTGTGAGGAGTTGTAA
- the moaC gene encoding cyclic pyranopterin monophosphate synthase MoaC, which translates to MSLLNSESNSELTSELTSEQSTPDLASNSVQTHAHKLSHLDADGDIHMVDVGHKTVTTREAVAQGYVVFPQDIYSQIKAADGMTKKGSITQTAHIAGIMAAKRTHDLIPLCHPLPLDKVGLSFSYEDEACAIKVTSTVRVTHKTGVEMEALTAVSVACLTIYDMTKALSHDIIIDDMRLVTKTGGKSDYQST; encoded by the coding sequence ATGTCACTATTAAACTCTGAATCAAATTCTGAATTAACTTCTGAATTAACTTCTGAACAAAGCACGCCAGATTTAGCAAGCAACTCTGTTCAAACGCATGCCCACAAGCTATCGCACTTAGATGCCGATGGCGATATTCATATGGTGGATGTGGGACATAAGACAGTGACCACGCGTGAAGCGGTGGCGCAGGGTTATGTGGTGTTTCCACAAGACATCTATAGCCAGATAAAAGCGGCCGATGGCATGACCAAGAAGGGCAGCATCACTCAGACGGCTCATATCGCCGGTATTATGGCCGCCAAGCGCACCCATGATCTAATCCCACTGTGTCATCCGCTGCCACTTGATAAGGTGGGCTTAAGCTTTAGCTATGAGGATGAGGCATGCGCCATCAAGGTTACCTCCACAGTGCGTGTCACCCATAAGACTGGGGTGGAGATGGAGGCGTTAACGGCGGTGAGTGTGGCCTGCTTGACCATTTATGATATGACTAAGGCGTTATCGCACGACATTATTATCGATGACATGCGCTTGGTGACTAAGACTGGTGGCAAGTCTGACTATCAAAGCACTTAG
- the moaD gene encoding molybdopterin converting factor subunit 1, with amino-acid sequence MNITVLFFASLAEKAQQGQQQLSVEGKLSLPELYAKLTQDHGFTLEPAKVRVAINDEFASWDDVINDGDTIAFIPPVAGG; translated from the coding sequence ATGAATATTACGGTTTTGTTTTTTGCAAGCTTGGCAGAAAAAGCGCAACAAGGTCAGCAGCAATTAAGCGTAGAGGGTAAGTTAAGCTTGCCTGAGCTTTATGCAAAGTTAACACAAGATCACGGCTTTACGCTTGAGCCTGCCAAGGTGCGTGTGGCCATTAATGATGAGTTTGCCAGTTGGGATGATGTCATTAATGATGGCGATACCATTGCCTTTATTCCACCTGTGGCCGGTGGTTAG
- a CDS encoding molybdenum cofactor biosynthesis protein MoaE — MDSQSALDTANQPHQQASSISHSVEEVYQLAQSQGFALLDEAIDAERLKDMLQDDQCGALATFEGWVRNHNNDSQVTRLTYYGYEKLAINQGKLIIEEAKRLFDIENAVAIHRIGALGIGDMAVWVGVSSKHRYPAFDACKWILDTIKADIPVWKQEYYQDESSKWLSNNG, encoded by the coding sequence ATGGACAGTCAATCTGCTTTGGACACGGCCAATCAGCCGCATCAGCAGGCAAGTAGCATATCGCACAGCGTAGAGGAGGTATATCAGCTGGCACAGTCTCAAGGCTTTGCGCTGCTTGATGAGGCCATTGATGCTGAGCGCCTAAAAGATATGCTGCAAGATGATCAGTGCGGCGCTTTGGCCACCTTTGAGGGCTGGGTACGCAATCACAATAACGACAGCCAAGTGACCCGCCTGACCTATTACGGTTATGAAAAATTGGCGATTAACCAAGGCAAACTGATTATTGAGGAAGCCAAGCGCTTATTCGATATCGAAAATGCGGTAGCGATTCATCGCATAGGGGCGTTAGGAATTGGTGATATGGCGGTGTGGGTTGGGGTGTCCTCTAAGCACCGTTATCCTGCCTTTGATGCTTGCAAATGGATATTAGACACCATTAAGGCCGATATTCCGGTATGGAAGCAAGAGTATTATCAAGATGAGTCTTCTAAATGGCTAAGTAACAATGGTTAA
- the modB gene encoding molybdate ABC transporter permease subunit, whose product MSPLSPQLSDMLLPLWLSLKLAAITTLCLLLFATPLAYWLAKPSSSNLIARIKIMLIGIIAMPLVLPPTVLGFYLLLLLSPNFALGKWLMAHDIGALAFTFKGLVVGSIIYSLPFYMQPVYAQFLRIPKSVSDMALLLEPSRLRRFTAVSLPQAKTGIILGSLISFAHTIGEFGVALMIGGSIAGETKVISIAIYEQVEALNYDMAHTMSLLLVLLGIILVGLIASINRQVNEGSLTTTNHSPPKPKR is encoded by the coding sequence ATGTCACCTCTGTCGCCTCAACTCTCTGACATGCTGCTTCCGCTATGGTTAAGCCTCAAGCTTGCTGCCATCACCACCTTGTGCTTACTGCTGTTTGCGACTCCACTGGCCTATTGGCTGGCCAAGCCCTCCTCTAGCAACCTGATCGCGCGTATTAAGATTATGCTGATAGGCATTATCGCCATGCCTTTAGTGTTACCACCTACAGTGCTTGGCTTTTATTTGCTGCTGCTGCTCAGTCCCAACTTTGCACTGGGTAAATGGCTTATGGCACATGACATCGGCGCTCTGGCATTTACCTTTAAAGGCTTGGTGGTGGGCTCCATCATATATTCACTGCCCTTTTATATGCAGCCGGTGTATGCCCAGTTTTTACGTATCCCCAAAAGCGTAAGTGACATGGCACTGCTGCTTGAACCCAGCCGATTGCGCCGATTTACCGCCGTATCCTTACCTCAAGCTAAGACTGGCATTATCTTAGGCAGCCTGATTAGCTTTGCGCATACCATTGGTGAGTTTGGGGTGGCGCTGATGATTGGTGGCAGTATCGCCGGAGAGACCAAGGTCATCTCCATTGCCATCTATGAGCAGGTCGAAGCGCTTAACTATGACATGGCACACACCATGTCACTGTTGTTGGTGTTACTAGGCATCATACTGGTGGGTCTGATTGCCAGTATCAATCGTCAGGTCAATGAAGGCTCATTAACAACGACAAATCACTCGCCGCCTAAGCCCAAAAGATAG
- the modA gene encoding molybdate ABC transporter substrate-binding protein, which produces MKTSLKLIATLPTLLLLASCSGTNSPEKTDAAPQADSNTNKAQSSEVMRIAAAANLAGVLPAVIDAYQSEEAHNPDATSTPKPKIEVTYASSGKLFAQINSGAPYDLFLSADQDFPAKYAQQQATANVTVQPPFTYARGQLALYSSNQDISTVKTLDTASLQQLFITQPNQSKTPIKITLANPELAPYGASAKAFLQQQGIYDSLNGNKTIIQAENIGQAFQYAHTASTDYGFVALSQLISAKVAPSNYLILQPGSYPAILQDGIVVSDSAAAIDFSHYLQSKPAQKLFADAGYLPVNAGHTASGSAK; this is translated from the coding sequence ATGAAAACATCTTTAAAACTTATCGCTACCCTGCCCACTTTATTGCTGCTGGCCAGTTGCTCTGGCACCAATAGCCCTGAAAAAACCGACGCCGCCCCGCAGGCTGATAGCAATACCAATAAAGCCCAATCTAGCGAGGTCATGCGCATTGCCGCCGCAGCCAACTTAGCTGGCGTATTACCGGCAGTGATTGACGCCTATCAAAGCGAAGAGGCTCATAACCCAGATGCTACGAGTACTCCCAAGCCAAAGATTGAAGTGACCTATGCCTCATCGGGTAAGCTGTTTGCACAGATTAACTCCGGCGCACCTTATGATTTGTTTTTATCCGCTGATCAAGACTTCCCGGCCAAATATGCTCAGCAGCAAGCCACTGCTAACGTCACTGTACAGCCACCTTTTACCTATGCACGCGGCCAATTGGCGCTGTATAGCAGCAACCAAGATATCAGCACCGTTAAAACCTTAGACACAGCCAGCCTGCAGCAGTTATTCATCACTCAGCCCAATCAAAGCAAAACGCCCATTAAAATTACCCTAGCCAATCCAGAGCTGGCACCTTATGGGGCATCGGCCAAAGCCTTTTTACAGCAGCAAGGCATTTATGACAGCCTAAATGGCAATAAAACCATTATCCAAGCAGAGAACATTGGTCAGGCCTTCCAATATGCGCACACCGCCAGTACCGACTATGGGTTTGTGGCGTTATCCCAATTGATCAGTGCCAAGGTGGCCCCCTCAAACTATCTAATTCTACAGCCAGGCAGCTATCCGGCCATCTTGCAAGACGGTATCGTGGTAAGTGACAGTGCCGCCGCCATCGACTTTAGCCATTATTTGCAGTCCAAGCCGGCGCAAAAACTGTTTGCAGACGCCGGATACTTACCGGTAAATGCAGGCCATACTGCCTCTGGCTCAGCAAAGTAG